The following coding sequences are from one Epilithonimonas vandammei window:
- a CDS encoding helix-turn-helix domain-containing protein, protein MKIGDNLKKLRENKGLTQQDMADLMHTHRTGYSKMENNQQDIPVDKLIFVAKHFGIAVDDIIFFNEKSGVPNEVSVEDSAVLEQLKLINELDKEEKNILLKLIETFVSKKRFKDYLQKNIAAL, encoded by the coding sequence ATGAAGATAGGTGACAACTTAAAAAAACTCCGTGAAAATAAGGGTTTAACTCAACAGGATATGGCGGATTTAATGCACACGCATAGAACCGGATATTCTAAAATGGAAAACAATCAACAGGATATTCCTGTTGATAAACTGATTTTTGTAGCCAAACATTTCGGGATTGCTGTGGACGATATTATTTTCTTTAATGAAAAAAGCGGTGTTCCCAACGAAGTTTCCGTAGAAGATTCCGCAGTTCTGGAACAACTAAAACTTATCAACGAACTCGACAAAGAAGAAAAAAATATTTTATTAAAACTGATTGAAACTTTCGTTTCTAAAAAACGGTTTAAAGATTATCTGCAGAAAAATATTGCAGCGTTATAA
- a CDS encoding toprim domain-containing protein, translating to MIKKSLEAGLLIDKGILGRTGEKAFGIFANKCLIFPLRNQQNEIVSFYGRSILESKEAKDFYLKNRRGIYPGYPNPKTRKLILTEAIIDCASLLQILQIKENYSPISCFGTNGLNEEILNSSKSLEDLEEIIFCFDNDDAGKSAVKKYAELLKIENGKLKITSVELPNNDINETLQLHTEEIFAELLQNRRDIFLSVEKNKSDEVENLSNSTNKSVSSVQSVGNTIDFLSQKDLLKSLNQLIEKAGIIGEENSRLLLFLITISYLNRSPMHGIVQGSSGSGKTHIISRIADLMPQEDVLRFTRITESSLYNWGEFDLFQKIIIIEDLDGLKEDALYALREFISNQVLRSSVTIKDKKGNNKSSHKIVKGQFSSLSATTKGETYEDNMNRSFIIAINESEEQTEKIIAYQNRRNAGIINRDEEQKAINFIQKLVRNLKHYEVVNPYATQIQLPNNVKNKRRLNEMFQSIIKQITILHQYQREIKNGFLVTEIEDIENAVEILFESILLKIDELDGSLRQFFEKLKKAFKDEHFNRFEAMEVTGFKKTQLQFYLNDLVRLEYLKQIGFANKGFKYKISYSDNILRVRKDLKEAFEKQLQELKKQNLKTSYDQNIEHQRTLPSTRRKPNERQILAKTDE from the coding sequence TTGATTAAAAAATCTTTAGAAGCAGGATTATTGATAGATAAAGGAATTTTGGGAAGAACAGGCGAAAAGGCGTTTGGAATTTTTGCGAATAAATGTTTGATTTTTCCTTTAAGAAATCAGCAGAATGAAATCGTAAGTTTTTACGGAAGAAGCATTTTAGAAAGCAAGGAAGCAAAGGATTTTTACTTAAAAAACCGCAGAGGAATTTATCCCGGTTATCCAAATCCTAAAACCAGAAAACTAATCCTTACAGAAGCGATAATCGACTGTGCAAGTCTTTTACAAATCCTGCAGATAAAGGAAAACTACAGCCCGATAAGTTGCTTTGGAACCAACGGACTGAACGAAGAAATATTAAACTCAAGCAAAAGTTTAGAGGATTTGGAGGAGATTATTTTCTGTTTTGATAATGACGATGCGGGAAAAAGTGCAGTAAAAAAATACGCTGAACTGTTGAAAATTGAAAATGGAAAGTTGAAAATTACAAGCGTGGAACTGCCTAATAACGACATAAACGAAACTTTGCAACTACATACTGAAGAAATATTTGCAGAACTACTACAGAACCGAAGAGATATTTTTCTTTCAGTTGAAAAAAATAAATCGGACGAAGTGGAGAATCTCTCCAACTCCACAAATAAATCTGTGTCATCTGTGCAATCTGTGGGAAATACCATTGATTTTTTAAGCCAAAAAGACTTATTGAAATCCCTAAACCAACTCATAGAAAAGGCGGGAATCATCGGCGAAGAAAACAGCAGGCTGTTACTCTTTTTAATCACGATAAGTTACCTGAATAGAAGTCCAATGCACGGAATTGTTCAAGGATCAAGCGGAAGCGGAAAAACGCATATCATCAGCAGGATTGCGGACTTGATGCCACAGGAAGATGTTTTAAGGTTTACAAGAATTACCGAATCAAGTTTATACAATTGGGGCGAGTTCGACCTGTTCCAAAAGATTATCATCATCGAGGATCTGGACGGCTTAAAGGAAGATGCTTTGTATGCGTTACGGGAATTTATCAGCAACCAAGTTTTGAGGAGTTCCGTAACGATAAAGGACAAAAAAGGAAATAATAAATCTTCCCATAAGATTGTAAAAGGTCAGTTTAGTTCTTTGTCTGCTACCACGAAAGGCGAAACCTACGAGGACAATATGAACCGCAGTTTTATCATTGCCATTAACGAAAGCGAGGAACAGACCGAGAAAATTATAGCATACCAAAACCGCAGAAATGCAGGAATCATCAACCGAGACGAAGAACAAAAGGCAATCAACTTTATTCAAAAATTAGTCAGAAACCTAAAGCATTACGAAGTGGTAAATCCTTATGCAACCCAAATCCAACTTCCAAATAATGTAAAAAACAAAAGGCGACTCAATGAAATGTTCCAGTCCATCATCAAGCAAATCACCATTTTGCACCAATACCAAAGAGAAATAAAAAACGGTTTTTTGGTAACAGAAATCGAAGACATTGAGAACGCTGTAGAAATCCTGTTTGAAAGTATCCTTTTAAAGATAGACGAATTGGACGGAAGTTTACGGCAGTTCTTTGAGAAGTTGAAGAAAGCATTTAAGGACGAACATTTTAACCGCTTTGAAGCAATGGAAGTTACGGGATTTAAGAAAACGCAACTACAGTTTTATTTAAACGATTTGGTAAGGTTGGAATATCTAAAACAGATAGGTTTTGCTAACAAGGGATTTAAGTATAAGATCAGTTACAGCGACAATATTTTAAGAGTTAGAAAAGACCTGAAAGAAGCCTTTGAAAAGCAGTTACAGGAACTCAAGAAACAAAATCTAAAAACTTCCTATGACCAAAACATCGAACACCAGCGAACGCTACCGAGCACCAGACGGAAGCCAAACGAACGCCAGATTTTAGCAAAAACCGATGAATAA
- a CDS encoding tyrosine-type recombinase/integrase codes for MNELYTEIYQQELKTYKEHLEILGYHKATITAKRLYLKAFFKYLEENKIFALEEIQAKNIAEYYKILQQKKNFKNGEPLSRESVNGRMRNIQKYFGYLLELGTLKKNPASALIFSSEKERKERIIFTQEQIQELYEVTENLQERNILNIAYGCGLRAGELVRINKEDINLQENLVVVEKGKNNKRRIIPISEKIKEEIQEFLKSQEQRTKNQEGNALFLNIENRRMQAKSFVAILKRLLQKTEFGQKFTKSELQKIGIHTLRHSIATHLLENGMKLEQVQYFLGHNQIETTEIYTHINQEQLDNLKM; via the coding sequence ATGAACGAACTCTATACGGAAATCTATCAGCAGGAACTCAAAACCTACAAGGAGCATCTAGAAATTTTAGGCTACCATAAAGCAACCATCACAGCAAAAAGGCTTTATCTGAAAGCATTCTTCAAATACCTGGAAGAAAACAAAATCTTTGCTTTAGAAGAAATCCAAGCCAAAAATATTGCAGAATATTACAAAATTTTACAGCAGAAGAAGAACTTCAAAAACGGCGAACCATTAAGCAGGGAAAGCGTAAACGGAAGGATGCGCAACATCCAAAAATATTTTGGCTACCTGTTGGAACTCGGAACGCTCAAGAAAAATCCCGCATCGGCACTTATTTTTTCATCTGAAAAAGAAAGGAAGGAACGGATAATATTTACCCAGGAACAAATCCAAGAACTTTACGAAGTAACAGAAAATTTACAGGAAAGAAATATCCTGAACATTGCGTATGGATGCGGACTCAGGGCGGGAGAATTGGTCAGGATCAACAAAGAGGATATTAATCTGCAGGAAAATTTGGTGGTCGTGGAAAAGGGCAAAAACAACAAAAGAAGAATCATCCCGATCAGCGAGAAGATAAAAGAGGAAATCCAAGAATTTTTGAAGAGCCAAGAACAGAGAACCAAGAACCAAGAAGGAAACGCATTATTTTTAAACATAGAAAACCGAAGAATGCAGGCGAAAAGTTTTGTCGCCATCCTAAAAAGGTTGCTTCAAAAGACAGAATTTGGACAGAAATTTACAAAATCAGAACTGCAGAAAATCGGCATCCACACATTGAGACACTCCATTGCGACACACCTTTTAGAAAACGGGATGAAGTTAGAACAAGTCCAATACTTTCTCGGGCACAACCAAATCGAAACCACGGAAATCTATACGCACATCAACCAGGAACAATTAGATAATTTGAAAATGTGA
- a CDS encoding tyrosine-type recombinase/integrase produces the protein MELEEYLQENYSETSYKTHKCTINKYLNYAQQKAKTAEYRDILNYIAHLRKNEDLTPKTIKHYLSAVKIYYQYLLETGQRNDHPCRELYLKDKINKQVKVDYLYSEETLENYLEKTKEDPDENLRRRNEVIVSLLVYQALTVAEICNLNIEDINLEKAEISIKSEDKKKSRTLQLKAKQILLFYNYLEQDREKLIKNIKSEKPTKALITGKLQERVRPNVLNRMINERRNPEERLQPIKIRQSVIANLLRKENDTRIVKVFAGHRRASTTVKYRQTELEILKNAVNNFHPIK, from the coding sequence ATGGAACTCGAAGAATATTTACAGGAAAACTACAGCGAAACCTCCTACAAGACGCATAAATGCACGATAAACAAATATCTGAACTATGCGCAACAAAAAGCCAAAACAGCGGAATACAGAGACATTCTAAACTATATCGCCCATTTAAGAAAAAACGAAGACCTTACACCAAAAACGATAAAACATTATCTGTCCGCCGTAAAAATTTACTATCAATATTTATTAGAAACAGGGCAGAGAAATGACCATCCTTGCAGGGAATTATACCTAAAAGACAAAATTAATAAACAAGTAAAAGTAGACTATCTCTACAGCGAGGAAACCTTGGAAAACTATTTGGAAAAAACCAAAGAAGATCCAGACGAAAATTTAAGGAGGAGAAACGAAGTGATTGTAAGTTTATTGGTATACCAAGCCTTGACGGTCGCAGAAATCTGTAACTTAAATATCGAAGATATTAATTTAGAAAAGGCAGAAATCTCCATCAAATCCGAAGACAAAAAGAAATCGAGAACTCTGCAACTCAAAGCAAAACAAATCCTTTTATTCTACAATTATTTAGAACAGGATAGAGAAAAATTAATAAAAAATATTAAATCTGAAAAACCGACAAAAGCCTTGATTACAGGGAAATTGCAAGAAAGAGTAAGACCCAATGTTTTAAACCGAATGATTAACGAAAGAAGGAATCCCGAAGAAAGACTACAGCCGATAAAAATCCGACAAAGTGTAATCGCAAATCTTTTAAGAAAAGAAAATGACACGAGGATCGTCAAGGTTTTTGCGGGACACAGAAGGGCGTCAACGACGGTAAAATATCGACAGACGGAACTCGAAATTTTAAAGAACGCAGTCAATAATTTTCATCCGATAAAATAA
- a CDS encoding CHC2 zinc finger domain-containing protein yields MEIFEIKSRLTLLEVLQHYNLQPKNSMLKCFYHEDKKPSLQVNLEKNFYKCHSCGKTGDVIQFIEDFEKLTKHEAIKKAESLVDGSQKSDLILVSSITERGKTRN; encoded by the coding sequence ATGGAAATCTTCGAAATCAAATCCCGCTTAACACTTTTAGAAGTCCTGCAACATTACAATTTACAGCCAAAAAACTCAATGCTGAAATGCTTCTACCACGAAGATAAGAAACCAAGTCTGCAAGTGAATTTGGAGAAGAATTTTTATAAATGCCACAGTTGCGGGAAAACCGGAGACGTGATACAGTTTATAGAAGATTTTGAGAAACTCACGAAACACGAAGCCATAAAGAAAGCGGAATCTTTGGTTGATGGTTCACAGAAATCGGATTTAATTCTGGTCAGTTCCATCACGGAGAGAGGAAAGACGAGGAATTGA